The Pseudomonas pergaminensis nucleotide sequence CGACTTTCTCTACTACACCAAGATGCTGGTGCCCTTCTGGGGCGGCGTCGAGGACATCGCCTCGGGCGATCCGCAACGCGTGGAGAGAGGGGCGTTGTCATTGTTCACCGACTTGATCTCCTTCGCGGCTCCCATTGGTAAATACGTCGGCGGTTCGGCACGCTTGATTACACAAGCCGGAAGAATCAGTTTTCAGGCGGCGCTACCGAAATTCGCAACCCTCACCAAAACGTTTTTACTGGGCGCCATCAGAGAGCTAAACCCGCTGGAAGCGGTGCCAGCTCTGCTCAAACTCGCAGGCTTAGGTGTGTTGCGGCTCAGCGCTGCAGTTGGGCGTCAGGTAGATGCAGGCCTGGCGTTGTTCAGAAAAGCGCTGGGCAAACCAACGATCGCATCCACTGGCCGAACGCTACAGTCGGTAGACCCGCGAGTCTGGAAACCCCTTGAACCGCAGGACAGCCTGTTCACCGTGGCCGGCGTGGACCGTGTTCCCCTACGCAGTGTCGGCACCGACCTGTTGCCCGAGTATCGTCTGATCGACCCACTGACCAATACCGTGTTCGGCCCCCGGTACATTCCAATGGGGGCAGAGGGCCTGCAACGAATTCCGGATCTTGACGACTACATCGCGCCCCTCTCGTATGAACAAACTGCGGAATTGAGCCGTCGGGCCAACGGTGTCTATGATGGAAAAAATCAGCAGAGCTATGTTCGCGCACGCGGCCAATGGTACGTCGTCAACACTCGCTACAGCCTCACAGGTGACGCTGAGTTCCATATTGTTCACCCGCACAATAAAACTCGCCCAACTTACCGCGTCGTCAATAAGGACGGGAGTTGGCTGCCGGTCGACGAGAGTGGGTATGCCGGGATGAAAAGGATAGACAAGATTAAAAAAGCGAATGCTGAAAAAGCCGCCTACTACCAGAAAGCGCGCGATAAGATGGATATCGCTACAGCCCGGCTGGAAGAGGCGGCCAAATCGACCGTATTCGAAACGACAAACCAGCTGCTTGATAGATCTCTGTTGCACTGGGATGCCACTCAAGAACTGTTCACGCTACACACGAAGAACAACGCCTTACCCATATTCGAACCGAAAAATTTCGTTTCCACACCTGACCTCGGCAGGGCGCGACTGCTCAGTACCATTGAAACGGCTGACAACCTCAGCCCGCGCTATGCGGCAGTCGTTGATAGGCTGGAAGGCTACTTGCAGGCTCAGCAAAACCACATTCAACGGCTGGAGCAGACCGGCCGCATAAGTCAACAAGACGCAAATTCTGAAATGTTCACCGTTTATTTTGCCAATAAACGTAAGGCCGTTAACACCATAATCGAACAGACCACGGTGTTTAAGTCGTTACTGGACGAAGACTTGGAACACATGCTGGATACCCTGGAAAAGCTCCCAGTGAATAAAGCCGGGCCCTCACGCGCGCCCTCCGCACCGTTTGGCACAGCGAAACCACTGCCCTCCGCCCCCCTGCTAGAGCCGCACCTAAACCCTGTGCCGAAAGATCAAGTATCAATAATGATCGCCGGCCATCAGCCCCGCACCCCTGTCACCGTATTCGCCAAGCCCAGAGCCGGGTATGACGATGTCGCAGACGTCCTCGACCCCGATGGCAAACGCATCTTCGCCTATATCAGGGTCGGCGAAGACAATCTCTGGATCAGATCGACCATCCAAATCGAAGAACCGAGTGGGTTAGCCTCTTCCAGCCAGGCGACTATTACCCTGCAGCTGGAAGGTGCTGCCAGGAAAATGCAAAACCTGATTGAGGAGCATGATGACCTCATCGTTTTTTTCAGAACCAAAGGGTCAGCCGAACCAGCGGGTGCCGAAGCCCTGATCAGGTCCGGCGCGACCAAGCTCAATCAGGGAGCCGATGACCTTCAGGCAGCCTGCATTGACATCACCGATGAGGCAACCAAACAAGGTCTGCTGGCGCAAGTGGCCCACTTCAGGGAGCACGCAGCCCGTTTGAATCTTATGGCGAAACTCTTGCGCGTGGATCTGATTTCCAAGCAAGCCCCCAATGCCAATGCTCTCGAGTTTTTGCACGGCCAGCGGGGTGTTCTGGATATCCGCAAAACTCAGAACCGAGCTGCAGGTACCCGCGAAATCCAAACGCCTGGCAGCCAAAAAGTGACAAAAGTCCCAAACTTCCTGGACGAGTTCGAGATTAAGGTCAAAGGCAAACCGTGGGCCTATGCTCACATGCACTTTGAACAGGCCGCGCACACCGTCCCCGCCAAATGCCAGCTTAGAACACCGGCACAGCAATCGCAGGGGGCGGGCGCTCAAGCCCTTGCTGCTCGCGAAAGCTCGCGCTTGGACCTTTACCGCGCAGAAATGGATTGGCCACAGGCCAGGAGGATATTTTACCCAGCGTTGCCAGAATGAATCGACGCGCTCGTCATCCGCATGGGACTACGTGGGGCGACAACCGGTTAAAGATCCGACTCTTTGACCACCCGCACTTTCCCGGCATCCAGGGCATAGGCAGCATCGGCCAAGTCGTTGTTGACCTTCTCGACCTTGAGGGTGCCGGTGACCCACAGCGGCGTGTAGATATCATCCAGCTTCAGCCCCTTGGGATAACGCACCAGCACCAACTGGTTAGGCGGCGGTGGCGGCACGTGGATGCAGGCGCCTGGGTACGGCACCAGGAAAAACAGCGTGCTGCGCCCCTTGGCGTCGGTTTCCAGTGGCACGGGATAACCGCCGATACGGATGTTCTTGCCATTCATGGCGGCCACGGTCTTGGTGGAATACATCACCGTCGGCAAGCCTTTGCTCTGTTTCAGGCCACCTTTGTCGGTGAACGTGCCTTGGGCTTCGGGAGAGTTGTGATCGATCTCGGGCATGGCTTCGAGGGCTTTTTGATCCGACAGCGGCATCAGGTCGAGCCAGTCGGTTTCCGGCAGTTCGCCGGCGTGGACCAGGCCAGAGCCCAGTAGCAGGAGGGTAAACAGAAGACGGCGCATGGAGAGGCTCGACAAGGTTAACAGTGTCGGCATTCTAGCCCTCTGCGCCTGCGCAGCGCAGAGGGCCGTGACGCTAAATCATTTTTTTCGCAGCAGACCGTAGATCACCAGCAGCACGATGGCGCCGATCAGCGCGCCAAGGAAGCCGGCGCCCTGGCCTGCCTGGTAGATGCCCAGGGCCTGACCACCGTAGGTGGCGACCAGGGAACCTGCGATACCCAGCAGGATGGTCATGATCCAGCCCATGCTGTCGTCGCCAGGCTTGAGGAAACGCGCGAGCAGACCGACGATCAAGCCGATGAAGATGGTTCCGATGATACCCATGGCATTTCCCTCTGATTGAATGTGAGTCATGGCAAAGCCTAGTCAGGCTTTGCCATCCTGCAATCAGAGAGACGGCGGCAACCAATGGTTCCCGCCGATCCTTGGGTTATTGCTCGGCGATCAGCGCCTCGACCTTGAGGATCTGCGCCTCGAGGGTCGCACGGTCATTGCAACGCAGGTTGGCGTGGCCGACCTTGCGCCCGGCCTTGAAGGCCTTGCCGTAGTGATGCAGATGGCAGTCGTCGATGGCGATGACTTTTTCCACCGGCGGAACCACACCGATGAAATTGAGCATGGCGCTCTCACCGACCTTGGCGGTGGAACCCAGCGGCAAGCCCGCGACCGCCCGCAGGTGGTTCTCGAACTGGCTGCACTCGGCGCCTTCGGTGGTCCAGTGCCCGGAATTGTGCACACGTGGGGCGATTTCATTGGCCTTGAGGCCACCGTCGACTTCAAAGAACTCGAACGCCATCACGCCGACGTAATCCAGTTGCTTGAGCACACGGCTGGAATAGTCTTCGGCCAGGGCTTGCAGCGGGTGATCGGTGCTGGCCACGGACAGCTTGAGGATCCCGCTGTCGTGGGTGTTGTGCACCAACGGGTAGAAGCGGGTTTCGCCATCGCGGGCACGCACGGCGATCAGCGAGACTTCGCCGGTGAACGGTACGAAGCCTTCGAGCAGGCAGGCTACGCTGCCCAGGTCGGCGAAGGTGCCGACCACGTCGGCAGCCGTGCGCAGGACTTTCTGGCCCTTGCCGTCGTAACCCAGGGTGCGGGTTTTCAGCACGGCTGGCAGGCCGATGCTGGCGACTGCAGCGTCCAGGTCTGCCTGGGACTGGATATCGGCGAAGGCCGGGGTCGGGATGCCCAGGTCCTTGAACATGCTCTTCTCGAACCAGCGGTCGCGGGCGATGCGCAGGGCTTCGGCGCTCGGGTACACCGGCACGAACTGCGACAGGAAGGCGACGGTTTCAGCCGGGACACTTTCGAACTCGAAGGTCACCAAATCGACTTCGTCGGCCAGTTGGCGCAGGTGGTCCGGGTCGCTGTAGTCAGCGCGCAGGTGTTCACCCAGGGCAGCCGCACAGGCGTCCGGCGCCGGGTCCAGGAAAGCGAAGTTCATCCCCAGCGGGGTTCCCGCCAGGGCCAGCATGCGGCCCAGTTGGCCGCCACCGATTACACCGATTTTCATCGTCAACAACCTCAGGCGATGCGTGGGTCTGGATTGTCCAGCACGCTGTCTGTCTGCTCAGCACGGAATTTTTTCAGCACCGCATGGAACTGCGGGTGCTTGGCGCCCAGGATGCTGGCGGACAGCAACGCGGCGTTGATCGCGCCCGCTTTGCCGATCGCCAGGGTGGCCACCGGGATACCGGCCGGCATCTGCACGATGGACAACAGCGAGTCCACGCCCGAGAGCATCGCCGACTGCACCGGCACACCGAGCACGGGCAGGTGGGTCTTGGCCGCGCACATGCCTGGCAGGTGCGCTGCACCGCCGGCACCGGCGATGATCACCTCGATGCCACGGGATTCTGCTTCATCGGCATACTGGAACAGCAAATCCGGAGTGCGGTGGGCGGAGACCACTTTCACTTCGTAGGGAATGCCGAGTTTTTCCAGCATATCGGCGGTGTGGCTAAGGGTGGACCAATCGGACTTGGAGCCCATGATCACGCCAACCAATGCACTCATCGTCGTGCCTCTTCTCTCTGGGCGCCCGCAGGCGCGTCAAAAAACAACAAGCCACGCGGGAAATCCGGCGTGGCTTGGTGTACGAATTAAGGCCGGTTGGACCGGCCGAAGGCCGCGCAGTATACCGTAATAATGCAGATAAACAGCCCCTTGAATGACCATCTGTCCAGTGGCGCAAAGCGGCGGTTTTATTGACTTTCAGGTCAGTGAAAGCCCCCCCCATTCCTTGTAGGAGCCGGCTTGCCGGCTCCTACAGTCAGGCGCGTTCGGCAGCGGCCCCACCTTCCAACTTGCGCCACAACAACCGCACATTCGCCTTGCGCACCAACGCACAGCGGTACAGGCGAATCTCCAGCGGCACATGCCACTGCGGCCCGCCACACACCACCAACTCGCCGCGGGCCAATTCCGCCCGCACGCTCAGTTGCGGCACCCAAGCAATGCCCAGGCCTTCCAAGGCCATACTCTTGAGGCTGTCGGCCATGGCGGTTTCGTACACGGTGGTGAAGCGCAACGCACGCTGGCGCAGCAGCAAATGCACCGAACGCCCCAGAAACGCACCGGCGCTGTAGGCCAGCAACGGCACGCTGCCTTCGCCTTCCAGGTCGAACAGCGGCTTGCCGTCAGCATCAGCCGCGCACACCGGGAGCATTTCGGTGTTGCCCAGGTGCAGCGATGGGAAGATTTCCGCGTCCATCTGCATCGCGGCATCCGGGTCGTAGAACGCCAGCATGAGGTCGCACCCCCCTTCGCGCAGCGCGTGCACCGCGTCGCCGACGTTGGTCGCTACCAGCCGCGTGGCAATGTTCAAGCCTTCGTTGCGCAATTGCGCGATCCAACGCGGGAAGAAGCCCAGGGCCAGGGAGTGGGCCGCCGCCACTTGCATGACCTCGCCCTGCCCGCCTTCCAGGTGATGCAAATGGCGCAGCACTTCGCCGAGCTGTTCGACCACCGTACGCGCAGTCACCAGGAACAACTGTCCCGCTGCCGTCAGCTCAACCGGTGTGCGCGAACGGTTGACCAGGGTCAGGCCCAACGCGGCTTCCAGGCTGCGGATACGGCGGCTGAACGCCGGCTGGGTGACAAAGCGCCGCTCTGCCGCCTGGGAAAAGCTGCGGGTTGCCGCCAGGGCGCTGAAGTCTTCCAGCCATTTGCTTTCAAGGTTCATTGCTGCCTCCCGTGGGTACGCACCATTTTGGCACACACGCCCGCCATGATAACCGGGTCACACCGACATTATGCCGTTTGTGCATAGGCCAGTGTTTAACAGCATTGGCCCAAAAAGTTCTACAAGCCTAGCATTCGCAGCGTTCCGGCCAGTTCCGGGTCCATATCGAGATGATTTCCGTCATGTCCTCCGCTGCATCTTTCCGCACAGAAAAAGACCTGCTTGGCGTACTCGAAGTACCCGCCCAAGCGTATTACGGCATCCAGACCCTGCGAGCGGTGAATAACTTCCGCCTCTCGGGCGTACCGATTTCGCATTACCCGAAATTGGTGGTCGGCCTGGCAATGGTCAAGCAAGCGGCGGCTGACGCCAACCGCGAGCTGGGCCAGCTCAGCGAAGCCAAGCACGCTGCCATCAGCGAAGCCTGTGCCCGTCTGATCCGCGGCGATTTCCACGAAGAGTTCGTGGTGGACATGATTCAAGGCGGCGCTGGCACTTCAACCAATATGAATGCCAACGAAGTCATCGCCAACATCGCGTTGGAGGCCATGGGCCACAACAAGGGCGAATACCAGTACCTGCACCCCAACAACGACGTGAACATGGCGCAGTCGACCAACGACGCCTACCCAACCGCGATCCGCCTGGGTCTGCTGCTGGGCCATGACGCGCTGCTGGCCAGCCTCGACAGCCTGATCCAGGCGTTCGCCGCCAAGGGCGTCGAGTTCGGCCACGTGCTGAAAATGGGCCGCACCCAACTGCAAGACGCTGTGCCGATGACCCTCGGCCAGGAATTCCGCGCCTTCGCCACCACCCTCGGTGAAGACCTGGCCCGCCTGAAAACCCTGGCGCCAGAGCTGCTGACCGAAGTGAACCTGGGCGGCACCGCCATCGGTACCGGCATCAACGCCGATCCGCGTTACCAGGCCCTCGCCGTACAGCGCTTGGCCCTGATCAGCGGCCAGCCACTCGTCCCTGCGGCCGACCTGATCGAAGCCACTTCCGACATGGGCGCCTTCGTCCTGTTCTCCGGCATGCTCAAGCGCACCGCCGTGAAGCTGTCGAAGATCTGCAACGACCTGCGCCTGCTGTCCAGCGGCCCGCGTACCGGCATCAACGAGATCAACCTGCCGGCCCGCCAGCCAGGCAGCTCGATCATGCCCGGCAAGGTCAACCCGGTGATCCCGGAAGCCGTGAACCAAGTGGCGTTCCAGGTCATCGGTAACGACCTGGCCCTGACCATGGCAGCCGAAGGCGGCCAACTGCAGTTGAACGTGATGGAGCCACTGATCGCTTTCAAGATCTTCGACTCGATCCGCTTGCTGCAACGCGCCATGGACATGCTGCGCGAGCACTGCATCGTCGGCATCACCGCCAACGAAGCGCGCTGCCGCGAACTGGTGGAGCACTCCATCGGCCTGGTCACCGCGCTGAACCCCTACATCGGCTATGAAAACGCCACCCGCATCGCGCGTATCGCCCTCGAAAGCGGCCGCGGCGTGCTGGAACTGGTGCGCGAAGAAGGCTTGCTCGACGACGCCATGCTCGACGACATCCTGCGCCCCGAGAACATGATTGCCCCACGCTTGGTCCCGTTGAAGGCCTAAGCGTTTGTTGCACCGCTCACCAGGCTGAGGGACTAGACACCTCTCACCTTTTGAGGGCCTGAAGGCTCGTTCTTCAGGCCCTTTTTTTTGCCTCAAGGTTGTGAAATGACGCCCATAAAAAATCCAATATCGCCCCGCAAACCCTCCTTGCCCGAAGCCAGCGTGCTGAAACCTTTAATCGGCCTGTGCAGACGGATCACGCGCTCCTAGGTATAGTGCCGCCCCTCTTCGCGTCAGAGATCGTCGGTAACGAGGTCCTGGACAGCGCGAAACCGCATGAATAACAACACCCGCAAAAGGATTGGGGTCGAAGCGTCGTGCACTGCCTGGTGCCATACGACGTGTCGGACCGTCCTGCGTTTGCCATTAGAAAAATCAGCGAGGAACACTCCATGCTCGAAGTCATCAACGACTTCCTCTCAGGGAAAGTACTGATCGTGCTCATTGTCGGGCTCGGCGGTTATTTCACGATTCGCTCGCGTTTCGTTCAGTTGCGCCACTTTTTCCACATGTTCTCGGTGTTCAAAGACAGCCTGAAGAGCAGTTCCGGCCAACTCAGTTCGTTCCAGGCGCTGATGCTCAGCCTGGCCGGCCGCGTCGGTGCCGGCAACATCGCCGGTGTCGGTATCGCCGTGACCCTGGGCGGCCCCGGTGCCGTGTTCTGGATGTGGGTCACTGCGCTGGTGGGCATGTCCTCAAGCTTTATCGAATGCTCCCTCGGCCAGCTGTACAAGCGCACCGACGCGGAAGGCACTTACCGTGGCGGCCCGGCCTACTACATCCAGCACGGCCTGCAGAAGCGCTGGCTGGGTATGGTCATGGCGTTCCTGCTGCTGGTGACCTTCGGCTTCGCCTTCAACGGCCTGCAAGCCCACGCTGTGACGCACTCGCTGAACAACGCCTTCGGCCTGGACACCACCTACACCGGCCTGGCCCTGGCGGTACTGCTGGGCCTGGTATTCATCGGCGGGATCAAGCGCATCGCCTCGATCGCCGACTTGCTGGTGCCGGTCAAGACCCTGGTCTACATCGCCGTGACCCTGTACGTGATCGTGCTGCAATTCGACCACGTACCGGCCATGCTCGCGACCATCGTCAAGAGCGCTTTTGGCCTCGACCAAGCCTTCGGCGGCCTGGTAGGCAGCGCAATCATCATGGGCGTGAAGCGCGGCGTGTTCGCCAACGAAGCGGGTTTGGGCAGTGCGCCTAACGTGGCGGCGGTGGCTTCGGTAGAACACCCGATCGCCCAGGGCGTGGTGCAGGCGTTCAGCGTGTTCCTCGACACCTTTGTGATCTGCACCTGCACCGCGTTGCTGATCCTGCTATCCGGCTTCTACACCCCAGGCTTCGAAGGCGACGGCATTGCCCTGACCCAGAACTCCCTGGCGGCGGTGGTCGGCGACTGGGGCCGCATGTTCATCTCGGTGGCCCTGGCGTTGTTCGTGTTCACCTCGATCATGTACAACTACTACCTGGGCGAGAGCAACCTGCGCTTCCTGGTGGGCAACAACCGCAAAGTGCTGATGGGCTACCGCGCACTGGTGCTGGTGCTGATTTTCTGGGGTTCCATCGAGAACCTGAGCACCGTGTTCGCCTTCGCCGACATCACCATGACCATGCTGGCGTTCGTCAACCTGTTCGCCCTGGCGTTCCTGTTCAAGATCGCCATGCGCATCCTGAACGACTACGACAACCAGCGCGCAGCGGGTATCAAGACCCCGGTATTCGACTCCAGCCAGTTCCCTGACCTGGACCTGGATCGCAAGGCCTGGCCGGCGAACCCGGTGAAGCCTGAGCCAACGGCTCAAGCATCGGCAGAACTGAACGCCCAAGCGCAACGCTAAGCGCACTCAGCCTAGAGAGAGATGACACGCCGCCCGGCCTTGGGCATGCTCTGGGCCCGGCGGCGTTTTTCGTTCAGGAGATTTTATGCAACCAGCTAACAACGTGATGGTGCTCTACACCGGCGGCACCATCGGCATGCAGGCCAGCGCCAATGGCCTGGCACCCGCATCCGGATTCGAAGCGCGCATGCGCGAGCAACTGGCCAGCCAGCCTGTGCCCGCCTGGCGCTTTCGCGAAATGTCGCCGCTGATCGACAGCGCCAACATGACTCCCGCCTACTGGCAGCAGCTGCGCACTGCCGTGGTCGAGGCCATTGATGAGGGCTGCGACGCCGTACTCGTTCTGCACGGTACCGACACCCTGGCGTACAGCGCCGCCGCCATGAGCTTTCAATTGCTGGGCCTGCCGGCGCCGGTGGTGTTCACCGGCTCCATGCTGCCTGCCGGCGTACCCGATAGCGATGCCTGGGAAAACGTCAGTGGCGCGCTGGCAGCCTTGGGGGAAGGCTTGGCGCCAGGCGTGCACCTGTTCTTCCACGGCGTGCTGATGGCGCCGACCCGCTGCGCGAAGATCCGTAGCTTCGGCCGCAATCCGTTCGCCGCCTTGCAGCGTCAGGGCGATGTGCCGCGTACCGAATCCCTGCCGGGCGCGCTGGATTACCGCCAACCCAAGGCCCTGGCGACAGTCGGCGTATTGCCCTTGGTACCGGGTATCGGCGCGGCACAGTTGGACAGCCTGATCGGCAGCGGCATTCAGGCGCTGGTGCTGGAATGCTACGGCAGCGGCACCGGCCCCAGCGACAACCCCGAATTCCTTGCCAGCCTGCGCCAAGCACGGGATCACGGCATTGTGGTCGTCGCCATCACTCAATGCCATGAGGGCGGGGTGGAGCTGGATGTCTATGAAGCCGGCAGCCGCCTGCGCGAAGCAGGTGTGGTGTCGGGCGGCGGGATGACCCGGGAAACCGCGTTCGGCAAACTCCAGGCCTTGATCGGTGCGGGTCTGCCCTTCGAGCGTATCGGGCCATTGCTCGAGGCCAACTTGTGCGGCGAGCTGGATTGAACGCCGAGACATAAGCACCGCCTGCCTGGCTGAGCGCTTTCTAGCATGGACCCCCCCGAGGCTTTGCCTCGGGGCGTTTCCATCCTAATGCTCGCCAGGACTCTGTATGACCACCCCCCCTACAACGCCAACACCGCAAAACGGCGACAGCCCCAACCCTACTGTCGCCCTGCTCACGCAACTGGCCATCGGCCCTGACTTTCGCGAAGTCGCCACCGTGTTGTTGCGCCAGCAGCTGCGCGAACGCTACCCCAACCTGGATATCGACCCCGACACCGCTATGGTGGTCTACCCGGTCTGGCAGGTTGTCGAGGACCAGGTGCTCGCCGCCGAGCCCCGCTACCACTCCCTGACCGGCATCCTGGCCCGGCAGGCCATCACGAAAGAACCCTGCCTGTTTATTGAAGGCGAGCATTTCCTGACCCAACAGCCGCTCACCGTGCCCCCCGCCCACTTGCCCGTGCGTATCGGCGACATCGCCTACATGCTCAATCTCCTGGCGCCGGTGATGCTGCGGGGTTACCAGGCACAACAGCTGGTGTTCTGGAACCAGTCCAGTGCCGCAGGTAACGGCCCCCACTGGCACAAGCTGTCGAGCGTGTTGCGCGAATTCTGGAATGTGCAGCAGGTGCCCGGCTGGAGCGCAGAGGATTGCCGCCTGGCGCGCCAGCTGTTCCACGCCCCGGACCCGGCCAGTCGCCCCAGCCTGCGCGCCTGCGTGGTCGACATTGACTGGGTGCAGGACGACGGCAGCCTCAGCCATTACGACGGGGACCTGGTCGCCGTATTGATTGGCAAGGAGGCCGGACGCGATGTCATCCTGACCCATTCGCTGCCACCGATGTACGATAAATACGCCTCCCTCGAGCAGTTGGGCCAGGCCTTGCCAGCGAAGCTGGGCAGCCCGATGCACGGCAAGAAAATCCAATGGCGGTTGTTGGAGCCTGAGGGCAATTTCTTCGACCAGTTGGCCTGTGCCCTGATTGCCCTGCAGATCAAGGCTATCGGCAGTATCGACTTTTCCAACGGCGTGACCGTCAGCAATGACCATGCCGCCCTGGCCGCCCCACCCAGCGACGGCCAGGAGACAGACGCCAACCTCGAATGGTTCGAGCAGCAACTCCCTGATTGGCTAAGCCAGGCCTCCACCTCGGACCTGAATGCTTACTCACGCCACTTGAAGGACCTGGCGGCCCTGCACAACCAGAATGCCGGTAAGTTGTACCAAGACGGTATCGCGCCCATTCGCCAGTACGCCCTCGACGCCTTGAAAGCTGAAATGCTCAAGGCCCATCCCGACGCCGCCAACCTGATGCTGGACAAGCTGGAGATCGTGGTCCAGAGCCTGGTGGTCTGGGGTACCTTCACCGTCCCGGGCCAAGTCGAAACCAGCGTCTTCGACCTCGCTGACCTGGCCCTGCAGAACCTGATCGCGCTGCCTCTGGGCACCAAGACCCTGCGCGAAAAGAACGGCCGCGCGCTGCCCGCCTGGTTGACTGTCACCTACCTCGAAAGCCTGATCACGCGCGTCAATATCGGCAGCACCTACCCGGCACTGATCAAGCGCACCTTGCTGGACGACGCTGAGGAGTCGACGCGCCGCCAGCAGCTCTACACTGCCCACCTTCGGGTTCAGTTGCCGTTGCTGGCCCTGCAATGCAAGATCCGCCGCGAGGCCGGGATTGACGAGCGCGGTTATCGCTACCTATCG carries:
- a CDS encoding DUF3299 domain-containing protein, with the translated sequence MRRLLFTLLLLGSGLVHAGELPETDWLDLMPLSDQKALEAMPEIDHNSPEAQGTFTDKGGLKQSKGLPTVMYSTKTVAAMNGKNIRIGGYPVPLETDAKGRSTLFFLVPYPGACIHVPPPPPNQLVLVRYPKGLKLDDIYTPLWVTGTLKVEKVNNDLADAAYALDAGKVRVVKESDL
- a CDS encoding GlsB/YeaQ/YmgE family stress response membrane protein, coding for MGIIGTIFIGLIVGLLARFLKPGDDSMGWIMTILLGIAGSLVATYGGQALGIYQAGQGAGFLGALIGAIVLLVIYGLLRKK
- a CDS encoding 5-(carboxyamino)imidazole ribonucleotide synthase, translated to MKIGVIGGGQLGRMLALAGTPLGMNFAFLDPAPDACAAALGEHLRADYSDPDHLRQLADEVDLVTFEFESVPAETVAFLSQFVPVYPSAEALRIARDRWFEKSMFKDLGIPTPAFADIQSQADLDAAVASIGLPAVLKTRTLGYDGKGQKVLRTAADVVGTFADLGSVACLLEGFVPFTGEVSLIAVRARDGETRFYPLVHNTHDSGILKLSVASTDHPLQALAEDYSSRVLKQLDYVGVMAFEFFEVDGGLKANEIAPRVHNSGHWTTEGAECSQFENHLRAVAGLPLGSTAKVGESAMLNFIGVVPPVEKVIAIDDCHLHHYGKAFKAGRKVGHANLRCNDRATLEAQILKVEALIAEQ
- the purE gene encoding 5-(carboxyamino)imidazole ribonucleotide mutase, with amino-acid sequence MSALVGVIMGSKSDWSTLSHTADMLEKLGIPYEVKVVSAHRTPDLLFQYADEAESRGIEVIIAGAGGAAHLPGMCAAKTHLPVLGVPVQSAMLSGVDSLLSIVQMPAGIPVATLAIGKAGAINAALLSASILGAKHPQFHAVLKKFRAEQTDSVLDNPDPRIA
- a CDS encoding LysR substrate-binding domain-containing protein, giving the protein MNLESKWLEDFSALAATRSFSQAAERRFVTQPAFSRRIRSLEAALGLTLVNRSRTPVELTAAGQLFLVTARTVVEQLGEVLRHLHHLEGGQGEVMQVAAAHSLALGFFPRWIAQLRNEGLNIATRLVATNVGDAVHALREGGCDLMLAFYDPDAAMQMDAEIFPSLHLGNTEMLPVCAADADGKPLFDLEGEGSVPLLAYSAGAFLGRSVHLLLRQRALRFTTVYETAMADSLKSMALEGLGIAWVPQLSVRAELARGELVVCGGPQWHVPLEIRLYRCALVRKANVRLLWRKLEGGAAAERA
- the aspA gene encoding aspartate ammonia-lyase — its product is MSSAASFRTEKDLLGVLEVPAQAYYGIQTLRAVNNFRLSGVPISHYPKLVVGLAMVKQAAADANRELGQLSEAKHAAISEACARLIRGDFHEEFVVDMIQGGAGTSTNMNANEVIANIALEAMGHNKGEYQYLHPNNDVNMAQSTNDAYPTAIRLGLLLGHDALLASLDSLIQAFAAKGVEFGHVLKMGRTQLQDAVPMTLGQEFRAFATTLGEDLARLKTLAPELLTEVNLGGTAIGTGINADPRYQALAVQRLALISGQPLVPAADLIEATSDMGAFVLFSGMLKRTAVKLSKICNDLRLLSSGPRTGINEINLPARQPGSSIMPGKVNPVIPEAVNQVAFQVIGNDLALTMAAEGGQLQLNVMEPLIAFKIFDSIRLLQRAMDMLREHCIVGITANEARCRELVEHSIGLVTALNPYIGYENATRIARIALESGRGVLELVREEGLLDDAMLDDILRPENMIAPRLVPLKA
- a CDS encoding alanine/glycine:cation symporter family protein produces the protein MLEVINDFLSGKVLIVLIVGLGGYFTIRSRFVQLRHFFHMFSVFKDSLKSSSGQLSSFQALMLSLAGRVGAGNIAGVGIAVTLGGPGAVFWMWVTALVGMSSSFIECSLGQLYKRTDAEGTYRGGPAYYIQHGLQKRWLGMVMAFLLLVTFGFAFNGLQAHAVTHSLNNAFGLDTTYTGLALAVLLGLVFIGGIKRIASIADLLVPVKTLVYIAVTLYVIVLQFDHVPAMLATIVKSAFGLDQAFGGLVGSAIIMGVKRGVFANEAGLGSAPNVAAVASVEHPIAQGVVQAFSVFLDTFVICTCTALLILLSGFYTPGFEGDGIALTQNSLAAVVGDWGRMFISVALALFVFTSIMYNYYLGESNLRFLVGNNRKVLMGYRALVLVLIFWGSIENLSTVFAFADITMTMLAFVNLFALAFLFKIAMRILNDYDNQRAAGIKTPVFDSSQFPDLDLDRKAWPANPVKPEPTAQASAELNAQAQR
- a CDS encoding asparaginase, yielding MQPANNVMVLYTGGTIGMQASANGLAPASGFEARMREQLASQPVPAWRFREMSPLIDSANMTPAYWQQLRTAVVEAIDEGCDAVLVLHGTDTLAYSAAAMSFQLLGLPAPVVFTGSMLPAGVPDSDAWENVSGALAALGEGLAPGVHLFFHGVLMAPTRCAKIRSFGRNPFAALQRQGDVPRTESLPGALDYRQPKALATVGVLPLVPGIGAAQLDSLIGSGIQALVLECYGSGTGPSDNPEFLASLRQARDHGIVVVAITQCHEGGVELDVYEAGSRLREAGVVSGGGMTRETAFGKLQALIGAGLPFERIGPLLEANLCGELD